In the Leptotrichia sp. oral taxon 847 genome, one interval contains:
- the thiF gene encoding sulfur carrier protein ThiS adenylyltransferase ThiF produces MDLKEEDLLKRNVKGTFEKLKKTKICILGLGGLGSNVAALLARAGIGYLKLVDFDVVEASNLNRQQYRVSHIGMKKTKAIKNIIKEINPFVKVDILDTKVDKENISSIVKDIKIIVEAFDRAETKAMAIEKLLTNKNKIVVSASGMAGLGSSNEIITRRVRDNFYLIGDNYSDYEEYSGIMSTRVMICAAHQANMALRLILGEEK; encoded by the coding sequence ATGGATTTAAAAGAAGAAGATTTGCTTAAAAGAAATGTGAAAGGTACATTTGAAAAATTAAAAAAGACAAAAATCTGTATTTTAGGCTTGGGAGGATTGGGTTCAAATGTGGCGGCTTTACTTGCAAGAGCAGGGATAGGATATTTAAAATTAGTAGATTTTGATGTTGTTGAAGCAAGTAATTTGAACAGACAGCAATATAGAGTATCTCATATAGGAATGAAAAAAACTAAAGCTATAAAAAATATTATAAAGGAAATTAATCCTTTTGTAAAAGTTGATATTCTAGATACAAAAGTGGATAAAGAAAATATATCTTCTATAGTTAAAGATATAAAAATTATTGTAGAAGCCTTTGATAGAGCTGAAACAAAAGCTATGGCAATAGAAAAATTACTGACAAATAAAAATAAAATAGTTGTATCCGCATCTGGAATGGCTGGTTTAGGCTCATCAAATGAAATCATTACAAGAAGAGTTAGAGATAATTTTTATTTGATTGGGGATAATTATTCAGATTATGAAGAATATTCGGGCATTATGTCAACTAGAGTTATGATCTGTGCTGCACACCAAGCCAATATGGCTTTAAGATTAATATTAGGAGAAGAAAAATGA
- a CDS encoding thiazole synthase, translating to MKDSFKLGNKEFNSRFILGSGKYSNELINNAINYAGAEIVTVAMRRAISGVQENILDYIPKNITLLPNTSGARNSEEAVKIARLARECTQGNFIKIEVIKDSKYLLPDNYETIKATEILAKEGFIVMPYMYPDLNVARALRDAGASCIMPLAAPIGSNRGLITKEFIQILIDEIDLPIIVDAGIGKPSQACEAMEMGVTAIMANTAIATANDIPRMAKAFKYAIQAGRDAYLAKVGRVLENGGCASSPLTGFLNEVD from the coding sequence ATGAAAGATAGTTTTAAACTTGGAAATAAAGAATTTAATTCAAGATTTATCCTTGGGTCAGGTAAGTATTCAAATGAATTAATAAACAATGCTATTAATTATGCAGGAGCAGAGATAGTGACTGTTGCAATGAGAAGAGCTATCAGTGGAGTTCAAGAAAATATTTTAGACTATATTCCTAAGAATATAACTTTACTCCCTAATACTTCTGGTGCAAGAAATTCCGAAGAAGCAGTGAAGATAGCAAGACTTGCAAGGGAATGCACTCAGGGAAATTTTATAAAAATTGAAGTTATAAAAGATAGCAAATATCTTTTGCCAGATAACTATGAAACTATAAAGGCAACTGAAATATTAGCAAAAGAAGGCTTTATTGTAATGCCTTATATGTATCCTGATTTGAATGTTGCAAGAGCTTTAAGAGATGCAGGAGCAAGTTGTATAATGCCTCTTGCAGCACCAATAGGCTCTAATAGAGGCCTGATAACAAAGGAATTTATACAGATTTTAATAGATGAGATAGATTTACCAATAATAGTTGATGCAGGGATAGGGAAACCTTCTCAAGCTTGTGAAGCAATGGAAATGGGAGTAACCGCAATTATGGCAAATACTGCAATAGCAACTGCAAATGATATTCCAAGAATGGCAAAAGCCTTTAAGTATGCAATACAAGCTGGAAGAGATGCTTATCTTGCAAAAGTAGGAAGAGTTTTGGAAAACGGAGGCTGTGCCTCTTCACCGCTTACAGGATTTTTAAATGAGGTGGACTAA
- a CDS encoding thiamine phosphate synthase has protein sequence MVMDKIKLNIISNRKLCANGNLKKQVEKIFSDYEKKMILKNFEITALTLREKDLDKNKYLNLVKKIYPICQKYKINLILHQNYDLNLDEKYNIEGIHLSYNVFKSLEENIKTGLIKKYKKIGVSIHSLEEAREAESLGANYVVAGHIFKTDCKKGLEPRGLKFVENLSSVLNIPIFAIGGIDERNSQSVINSGAFGLCMMSSLMKY, from the coding sequence ATTGTTATGGATAAAATAAAATTAAATATTATTAGTAACAGAAAATTATGTGCTAACGGCAATCTTAAAAAGCAAGTTGAAAAAATTTTTTCTGATTATGAGAAAAAAATGATTCTAAAAAATTTTGAGATCACTGCACTTACTTTAAGAGAAAAAGATTTAGATAAAAATAAATATCTAAACTTAGTGAAAAAAATTTATCCCATTTGTCAAAAATATAAGATAAATTTAATCTTACATCAAAATTATGATTTAAACTTAGATGAAAAATATAATATTGAAGGTATTCATTTAAGTTATAATGTTTTTAAGTCTTTAGAAGAAAATATTAAAACAGGACTTATAAAAAAATATAAAAAAATAGGAGTATCTATACATAGTCTTGAAGAAGCTAGAGAAGCAGAAAGTTTGGGAGCAAACTATGTGGTTGCAGGACATATATTTAAAACAGATTGTAAAAAAGGCTTAGAGCCAAGGGGACTAAAATTTGTTGAGAATCTATCATCTGTATTAAACATTCCTATATTTGCAATAGGCGGAATAGATGAAAGAAATTCCCAGTCTGTTATAAATAGTGGAGCTTTTGGACTATGCATGATGTCAAGTCTAATGAAATATTAA
- the thiE gene encoding thiamine phosphate synthase gives MDLKDCKIYLVTDEKACLGKDFYKCIEESIKGGVKIVQLREKNSSTKDFYERALKVKKICKNYGALFIINDRLDIAQAVEADGVHLGQTDMPIEKAKKILKNKFLIGATARNAKEAKKAELSGADYIGSGAIFGTNTKGNAKKLEMEDLKKIVNSVKIPVFAIGGININNVCMLKNIGLQGICAVSGILSEKDCEKTVNIMLKNFI, from the coding sequence ATGGACTTAAAAGATTGTAAAATTTATTTAGTAACCGATGAAAAAGCCTGTCTTGGAAAAGATTTTTATAAATGTATAGAAGAAAGTATCAAAGGTGGAGTAAAAATAGTTCAGTTAAGAGAAAAAAACAGCTCTACAAAAGACTTTTATGAAAGGGCATTAAAAGTAAAAAAAATCTGCAAAAATTATGGAGCATTATTCATTATAAATGACAGATTGGACATAGCACAGGCTGTTGAGGCAGATGGAGTTCATTTAGGACAAACTGATATGCCAATAGAAAAGGCAAAAAAGATTTTAAAAAATAAATTTTTAATTGGAGCAACAGCAAGAAATGCAAAAGAAGCTAAAAAAGCAGAATTATCAGGAGCAGATTACATTGGAAGCGGAGCTATTTTTGGAACAAATACAAAAGGCAATGCAAAAAAATTAGAAATGGAAGATTTAAAAAAGATAGTAAATAGTGTAAAAATACCAGTTTTTGCAATAGGAGGAATAAATATTAATAATGTATGTATGTTAAAAAATATTGGACTGCAGGGAATATGTGCAGTTTCAGGGATATTATCAGAAAAAGATTGTGAAAAAACAGTAAATATTATGTTAAAAAATTTTATTTAA
- a CDS encoding IS110 family transposase translates to MFFLGIDIAKLNHVASLVSDNGNIVFSNFMFKNSLEGFLSLIDKIKSIPKDDIVIALEFTGHYSDNFVNFFFNRKFNVTLVNPSNVANFRKSYGRDSKNDRIDSINIAKMLLSREYSLVTQSDIEYLSLKKLNRIRDSLVKQKSKCKILLTRNLDSIFPELQYLLPSGIHSKAVYALLKKYPSSEEIAALGIDVLTNILKTNSRGHFCEKTAYIIKSQARSSVGFEDISLSFHISQLISSIELLEEQIRNTEKQINAIIEKLKPVILSIPGISNVACACILGEIGNISRFRSPSKLLAFAGLDPKVRQSGQFRALSCRMSKRGSKYLRYSLIYTAWNAVRNNEVFSNYYALKRSQGKNHYKALGHVAHKLVRVIYKLMKDNISFDAEQLI, encoded by the coding sequence ATGTTTTTTTTAGGCATTGATATCGCCAAGCTCAACCACGTTGCTTCCCTTGTTTCTGACAATGGAAATATCGTTTTTTCTAATTTTATGTTCAAAAACAGTCTTGAGGGCTTTCTTTCCTTAATTGATAAAATAAAGTCCATCCCTAAAGACGACATTGTTATTGCTCTTGAATTTACTGGACACTATTCTGACAATTTTGTTAATTTCTTCTTTAACAGAAAGTTTAATGTCACTCTGGTCAATCCTTCAAATGTCGCCAATTTTAGAAAATCTTATGGCAGGGATTCTAAAAACGACAGAATTGATTCCATCAATATCGCTAAAATGCTGCTTTCCCGTGAATACTCTCTCGTTACACAGAGCGATATTGAATATCTTTCATTGAAAAAACTCAACAGAATCAGAGATTCCCTTGTCAAACAGAAAAGTAAATGCAAAATTCTGCTGACCAGAAATCTCGATTCCATATTCCCTGAGCTTCAGTACCTGCTGCCTTCAGGCATCCACTCTAAAGCTGTCTATGCCCTTTTGAAGAAATATCCTTCTTCAGAAGAAATAGCCGCCTTAGGAATTGATGTTTTAACAAATATTTTAAAAACTAATTCCAGGGGGCATTTCTGTGAAAAGACTGCCTATATTATCAAAAGTCAGGCTAGATCTTCTGTCGGTTTTGAGGACATTTCCTTAAGTTTTCATATTTCACAGCTGATTTCCTCTATTGAGCTGCTGGAAGAGCAGATAAGGAATACTGAAAAGCAGATCAATGCCATCATTGAAAAGCTTAAACCTGTTATTCTGTCTATTCCCGGCATAAGCAATGTTGCCTGTGCCTGCATTCTGGGAGAAATCGGAAATATATCAAGATTCCGTTCCCCTTCAAAGCTATTAGCATTTGCAGGCTTAGATCCTAAAGTCAGACAGTCAGGGCAGTTCAGAGCCTTATCATGCCGAATGTCAAAACGTGGCTCAAAATATTTACGATATTCCCTAATCTACACTGCCTGGAATGCTGTCCGAAACAATGAAGTTTTCAGTAATTACTATGCTCTTAAACGTTCACAGGGGAAAAATCATTACAAGGCACTGGGTCATGTTGCCCATAAGCTTGTAAGAGTTATTTACAAACTTATGAAAGATAATATTTCATTTGACGCTGAGCAACTTATTTAA
- the thiS gene encoding sulfur carrier protein ThiS → MAKINGKYEEINNINLLDYLTKNKYRTDRIVVDFNGNIIKKEDFEKINIKNTDKIEIVCFVGGG, encoded by the coding sequence ATGGCAAAAATTAACGGAAAATATGAAGAAATTAACAATATTAACTTGCTAGATTATTTAACAAAAAATAAATATAGAACAGATAGAATTGTTGTTGATTTCAACGGAAATATAATAAAAAAGGAAGATTTTGAAAAAATTAATATAAAAAATACAGATAAGATAGAAATCGTATGTTTTGTTGGTGGAGGTTAA